A part of Rhipicephalus microplus isolate Deutch F79 chromosome 8, USDA_Rmic, whole genome shotgun sequence genomic DNA contains:
- the LOC119165232 gene encoding acetylgalactosaminyl-O-glycosyl-glycoprotein beta-1,3-N-acetylglucosaminyltransferase, whose translation MTIKRTRTRCFSGLFLLASVSYYLSSRDEAAITGTSTQEADAMPGWSLHFDSGDTLWDVWAVRRECLYPQQVVFFICSGPQNWKRRAAIRDSLFEEKAKVFFNWTGMFVVEEPPEDTAEYAWTHLEARVMGDVLLVPRGRQYAARRTMLLGMRWIRLHCAHALYVIKVDDDVLIEPFVLFEYLMSNVEPRGRLLHCATVTTSSRKQIPPPWTRAYGVERTVFDSSSVRSFCVGRAIIMNMPIVSDLLRVSKRLSPWSRWSETAYVTGHLASAAGLGHADLGNRVAWRDSEAYSFVDGGWWIFFHLGSTFAATTLRRALWHQGIWNEALGDDKIRKGLSLRTKPAQYDPELRYFYDD comes from the coding sequence ATGACGATCAAGAGAACGCGGACGCGCTGCTTCTCTGGCCTGTTCCTGCTCGCGTCTGTGAGCTACTACTTGAGCAGCCGTGACGAAGCAGCGATCACCGGGACATCCACGCAAGAGGCCGACGCGATGCCCGGCTGGAGTCTTCACTTCGACAGTGGCGACACGTTGTGGGACGTTTGGGCCGTGCGTCGCGAGTGCCTCTACCCTCAGCAAGTGGTGTTCTTCATCTGCTCGGGACCGCAAAACTGGAAGCGTCGCGCGGCCATACGCGACTCCCTGTTCGAGGAGAAAGCCAAGGTCTTCTTCAATTGGACCGGAATGTTCGTCGTCGAAGAACCACCAGAGGACACCGCCGAGTACGCCTGGACACACCTCGAAGCCCGGGTGATGGGAGACGTTCTGTTGGTGCCTCGTGGAAGACAGTACGCGGCACGGAGGACGATGCTTCTGGGGATGCGTTGGATTCGCCTGCACTGCGCCCACGCCCTTTATGTCATCAAGGTAGACGATGACGTCCTGATCGAGCCGTTCGTGCTTTTCGAGTACCTGATGAGCAACGTGGAACCGCGAGGGCGCTTACTGCACTGCGCCACCGTGACAACATCCAGCAGGAAACAGATCCCACCACCCTGGACGAGAGCGTACGGCGTCGAGAGGACCGTATTCGACAGCTCGTCGGTACGCAGCTTCTGCGTCGGTCGCGCCATCATCATGAACATGCCCATTGTGAGCGACTTGCTTCGTGTGTCGAAACGGCTGTCTCCTTGGTCCCGTTGGTCCGAGACGGCTTACGTAACGGGTCATCTGGCCTCAGCGGCCGGCTTGGGTCACGCGGACCTTGGAAATCGCGTGGCTTGGCGAGACTCGGAGGCCTACTCTTTCGTCGACGGTGGGTGGTGGATATTCTTCCACCTCGGGAGCACGTTTGCCGCGACCACCTTGCGGAGAGCGCTGTGGCACCAGGGTATTTGGAACGAAGCCCTAGGCGATGACAAGATCCGAAAGGGACTGTCGTTGAGAACCAAACCGGCGCAGTATGACCCAGAACTTCGGTATTTTTACGATGATTGA